The sequence AACGCGAGGGGGTAGGCAGCCGGCCGCCTCTTATTGCAGCCTCTCGCTGCGCACCCGCCATCCGCCGTCGCCATCCGCCGACAGCATCTCCTCGACCTGCGGGTGGCGCACCGGCTCACCCGACACGTCCGGCTCCAGATTCTGCTCGGAGACATAGGCGACGTATTCCGTCTCCGCGTTCTCGGCGAGCAGATGGTAGAAGGGCTGGTCCTTGGTCGGCCGGATGTGCTCGGGGATCGATTCCCACCATTCGTCCGTGTTGGAGAATTCGGGATCGACGTCGAAGACCACGCCGCGGAACGGGTAGTAGCGATGACGCACGATCTGCCCGATGCGGTATTTGGCGTTCCGCTCTTTCATCATGAATCCGCACGCCTGCCTGAACGGCGACCCGTAACGGTCGACGCCGCCATATGTCAACTTTCCCGATGCAACGAACGTGCCTCCGCCGCGGCCACAGGGGAACGCTCCGGTCCTTCCTAATGCCGATTGACCGGCACGCGGCGAGCCGATAGCCAGCGCATATGTCCGAGGTCCTGGCGCTGGCGCTTCCCTTCTTCGGTGTGATCTTCCTCGGGCTGGGTTGCGGCCGGCTGGCGCGCATCCCCGAGAGCGGCCTCGCATGGCTCAGCTTCTTCATCATCTATGTGGCGCTGCCGCCGCTGTTCTTCTCGCTGGTGGCGCGCACGCCCTTCCATGAGCTGACCAACGGAACCTTCATCGCCGCGACGACGCTGACGACGGCCGCCTGCTTCGCGCTTTCGCTGCTGGTCGGCCTCTGGCTGCGGCATGGCAACCTGCCGGAAGCCACCATCGCCGCGATCATCGGCTCCTATTCCAATGTCGGCTATATGGGTCCCGGCCTGACGCTCGGCGCGCTCGGGGCAGGGGCCTCGGTGCCGACGGCGCTGATCTTCGTCTTCGACAGCCTGTTCTTCTTCACCGCCGTACCGATCCTGATGGCAGTTTCCGGGCGGGACCGGCGGCGCTTCAGCGCGACGCTGCTGCTGGTCGCGCGCCGGGTGATGACGCACCCGTTCAACGTCGCGACCTTCCTCGGCGTCGCGGCCGCCTATTTCGAGTTCCATCCGCCGGTCGCGGTCGAGAAGACGCTGGAATTCCTGCGCAACGCCGCCGCGCCCTGCGCCCTGTTCACCCTCGGCGTCTCGGTGGCGCTGCGGCCGATGGAGCGGATGCAGGGCGAGGTGCCCTGGCTGCTCCTGATCAAGCTGGTGGTGCACCCGGCGCTGGTGTGGCTGGTGCTCACCACGGTCGGCGGCTTCGATCCGGTGTGGATCGCCACCGCCGTGCTGATGGCGAGCCTGCCACCGGCGCTCAACGCCTTCATCATGGCGAAGCAGTACGACACCTACGTCGCCGGCGCCTCGGGCGGCGTGCTGATCGGCACGGTGGTCTCGGTCGCCACCGTCACCGCCATGCTCTACGCCGTGCAGCACGACATGCTGCCGCACGGACTGCTCCAGTGACCGGCTAGAGCCGGGTGCCGGCGAGAAGACGCGGCACGTCGCGTGTCGGTCCGACACCCTCGCGCATCACCGCGCGCCGCAGGCCGGCGGACTGCCCGAGCATCCAGATCCCGAAACCGCGCATCCCCGCCACCGGCAGCAGATCCGACAGCAGCGAGCGGTTGAACAGGTCGACCGCGAAGCCCCGGCTGGCGACGTCGGCGCGGCGGCGGCGCTCATAGGTTTCGGTGACGTCTGCGCCCCCGACATCGGCGCCCGCCCGCGCGGCGTCGCTCGCCAACTCCGCCAGCGTCGCCGCGTCGCGTATGCCGAGATTGAGCCCCTGCGCGCCGATCGGCGGAATGATATGCGCCGCCTCGCCGATCAGCGCGATGCGCCCGCGCGCGAAATGCGCGGCGGTGCGCTGGCTCAGCGGAAAGCTGCCGCGCGGCGAGAGAAGGTGCATCCGGCCGAGGATGGAATGGGCCTTGCGCTCCATGGCGGCGGCGAACGCTTCCGGCGTCAGCGCGCCAAGCTGCTCGGCCTCATCAGGGGAAACCACGCAGACCACGCTCGACCGATCCCCCGGCAGCGGCACCAGCGTGAAGGGGCCGGTGCGCGTGTGGAACTCGGTGGAGACGTCGCGATGCGGCCGGCCATGCGCCAGCGTCGCGGTGACGGCGACCTGCGGGTATTCGCGCACGCGCATGTCGATGCCGGCGGCGCGCCGGCTCGGTGAATTGCGCCCGTCGGCCGCGGCGACGAGGGCTGCCTCGAAGACGGTGCCGTCGTCCAGCGTGATGGCAACGGCCTCGGGCCCGTCCTCGACCTGCCGGACGGCGGCGCGCAACCGCGTGATTCGGGCATCGGCGGCAACCGCCTCGTCGAGCGCCGCCAGCAGCACCTCGTTCTCGAGATTCCAGGCGAACCCTTCGAGCCCAAGCTCACTTGAGCGGAATTCCACCTCCGGCGCGCGCAGCAGCCTGCCGGTATCGTCGATCAACCGCATGATCCGCAGTGGCGCGGCATCCGGGCGCAGCCGCTCCCACAGGCCGAGCGCCTCAAGGGCACGCACAGAACCATCCATGAGCGCCGTGGTGCGCGGGTCGGGCGCGCGCGGCGGGGCGGCGAGCCTCACCTGAAGGCCGCCCGAAGCGAGGGCGAGAGCGGCGACGAGGCCGCTGGCACCGCCCCCGATGACGGCGACGGTCGGCGGCGGCAACCGGGAGTTCGATGACATCTGGTCCTCCATACGGCATCGGCGGGACTGTCAGCCTGCCCGCGAGTGTGGGATAAGCAGCACAGCGTGGTCTGGCAATGCAGATCAATGCGGGCAAATGCTATATGCGTAACGAAGAAGCAGGCGGCGACCGGTCCGATCCGGCAGTCGGGGGAGAAGATCCGTTGGCGATCACATCCAAGTCGCTCAGTGAGCGTCCGGCCAGCCGGCGCACGCTCGCTTTTGCGGTCCACATCTTCACCGCCTCCGGCGCGGTGTGCGGCCTCATGGCGCTGATGGCGGCAGTCGAGGGCCACTGGGCCATCATGTTCGCCTGGCTGGGCGCCGCCCTGTTCGTCGACGGCATCGACGGCAGCATGGCCCGCCGTGCCCGCGTGGTCGAAGTGCTGCCGCGCTGGTCGGGCGAGACGCTCGATCTCGTCGTCGACTACCTCACCTATTGCCTCGTGCCCGCCTTCGCAGTGGCCTCCAGCGGCATGATGCCCTTCTGGATGGCGGTGCCGGCCAGCGTCGCCATTCTGGTGACCAGCGCGCTCTATTTCGCCGACACCTCGATGAAGACCGAGGACCTGTATTTCCAGGGCTTCCCGGCGGTGTGGAACCTCGTAGTGTTCTATTTCTTCCTCGTGCCGCTCAATCCCTGGGTCATCTTCGGCATCGTGATTCTGCTCTCGGTCGGCACCTTCCTGCCGATCAAGTTCGTGCATCCGTTCCGGGTGGTGCGGCTGCGCCTTCTCACCATCGCCCTTCTGGCCGTCTGGGCCGTGCTGGCGGTTCTCGCGGTGATCGACGGCATGAAGCCGGACCTGTGGGTCACGGTCAGCCTGTGCCTGTGCGCCGCCTATTTCAGCGTGTTCGGCCTCATCCCCTCGCGGCGGGCCGGCGGCACCCCGGTCTGAGCGTTCAGCAGGAGAGTTGAGGCATGGCGTCGGCGGTTCGTGTTCACGAGATCGGTGGTCCCGAGGTTCTGCGCTACGAGGAGATCGCCGTCGGCTCGCCCGGCCCCGGCGAGGTCCGGCTGCGCCATACCGCGATCGGCCTCAATTTCCTCGACACCTATTTCCGCAGCGGCCTCTACCCGTCGCCGCAGGGCCTGCCCTTCATCCCCGGCAACGAGGCGGCCGGAATCATCGTCGAGGTCGGCGCGGGCGTGAGCGAGTTCCGGCCCGGCGACCGCGTCGCCTATGGCTCGTCGCTGGGCGCCTACGCCACCGAGCGCGTCATGGCGACGGCGCCGCTGGTCAAGCTGCCCGACACCATCCGCGACGAGACCGCCGCCGCCATGATGCTGAAGGGCATGACGGCCCGCTACCTGCTGCGCCAGACCCACAAGTTGAAGGCCGGCGATACCATCCTCGTCCACGCGGCCGCCGGCGGCGTCGGGCTGATCCTCTCGCAATGGGCGACGCATCTCGGCGCCACCGTGATCGGCACCGTCGGCTCGTCCGAGAAGGCGGAGCTGGCTCGCGCCAACGGCGTGGCCTACGCCATCAACTACAATGAGGAAAACTTCGTCGAGCGGGTGCGCGACATCACCGAAGGCGCGATGTGCGACGTCGTTTATGACGGGGTGGGGCAGGCGACCTACCCGGCCTCGCTCGACACGCTCAAGCCGCGCGGCCTGTTCGTGAGCTTCGGCAACGCCTCCGGCGCCATCCAGAACTTCAGCCTGATGGCCCTCTCGCAGAAGGGCTCGCTCTACGCGACCCGCCCGACCCTGTTCACCCATGTGGCGACGCGGGACGCCCTGCTCGAGAACGCGAACGACCTGTTCGACGTCGTCGGCTCCGGCATCGTGCGGATTCCGGTCAACCAGCGTTACCGTCTGGCGGATGCGGCCGAGGCGCATCGCGACCTCGAGGGGCGCCGCACGACGGGCTCGACCGTGCTGCTGCCCTGAGCGGGGAGCCACCGCGACTCTGGCGCGAAACGCATCAGAATACGGACCGGATGGACCAGACTTTAGGCTTGCTCCACTCAACCGGCATGCCATGCTGACGGCCAACCTTCCGTCACATTCGAAGCGCGAATGACCCGCGAAACGCAGCCTGAACCCCGCCCCCCATGCGAACGCCTCGCCTGCGCCGATTTCCCTCGGCGCCCGCGCGGGTAGCCACATGGCGGCAGGCGTGAGCGAAGCGGGAACCCCTCCAGCGTCACTTCTCGAGGCCGTCGGCCTGACCAAGCGCTTCGGCGCGCTGGTGGCCAACGACCATGTCAGCCTGGCGATCCGGGGCGGCGAGACGCATGCCCTGCTGGGCGAGAACGGCGCCGGAAAGTCGACGCTGGTCAAGATGATGTGCGGGCTGCTTCAGCCCGATTCGGGCGAGCTGCTCTATGACGGCGCGCCCATCTTCTTCCCCGACCCGGCCAGTTCCCGCGCCCGCGGCGTCGGCGTCGTGTTCCAGCATTTCGCCCTGTTCGACGCGCTGACCGTGGTGGAGAACGTCGCGCTCGGCCTGCCGGGCCACGAGCCTCTGACCTTGCTGGCGGCGCGCATCGACGACTGCGTGCACCGCTACGGTCTCGCGGTGGAGCCCTGGCGCCGTGTCGGTGAGCTTTCGGTCGGCGAGCGCCAGCGTGTCGAGATCGTGCGCTGTCTGCTCGGCGACCCGCGCGTGCTGATCCTCGACGAGCCGACCTCGGTGCTCACACCCGACGAATCCGAAAACCTCTTCCGCACCGTCGACCTGCTCACCGGCGAGGGGCGGGCGGTGCTGTTCATCAGCCACAAGCTCGACGAGGTGCGCCGCCTGTGCCACCGCGCCACCGTGCTGCGCGGCGGCAAGTTCATCGCCGAGGTCGATCCCAAGCAGGAATCCTCCGCCAGCCTCGCCCGCCTGATGGTGGGCGCCGACGTGCCGCGCACGCCGCGCATCGTCACCCACGAGGTCGGCGAGCCCCGCCTGCTGGTGCATAAGCTCAGCGTTACCGGCGACGGCAGTCGCGGCTCCGCGCTGCACGACATCGAACTGGAAATCCGCGCCGGCGAGATCGTCGGCATCGCCGGCGTCGCCGGCAACGGCCAGACGACGCTGTTCGAGGTGCTCTCCGGCGAGAAGCTGGCCGAGGACCCGGAGAGCATCGTCATCGACAAGGTGCCGGCCGGCGCCCTCGGCCCGACCGAACGCCGCGCGCTGCGGGCCGGCTTCGTGCCGGAAGAGCGGCTCGGCCATGCCGCCGCACCCGACCTGCCGCTGTCCGACAACGTGCTGCTCACCACCCATGGCGACCCCGGAATCGTCAGCTTCGGCGTGATCCGCCACGCGGCGGTGAAGGACTATTTCCAGCGCATCGTGAAGGGCTTCGACGTGCGCTTCGGCGGCAAGGACCCGAAGGCGCGGCGCCTGTCCGGCGGCAATCTGCAGAAGTTCGTCATCGGCCGCGAAGTATTGCGCCAGCCGGTACTGATCGTCGTCGACC comes from Ancylobacter sp. TS-1 and encodes:
- a CDS encoding quinone oxidoreductase; the encoded protein is MASAVRVHEIGGPEVLRYEEIAVGSPGPGEVRLRHTAIGLNFLDTYFRSGLYPSPQGLPFIPGNEAAGIIVEVGAGVSEFRPGDRVAYGSSLGAYATERVMATAPLVKLPDTIRDETAAAMMLKGMTARYLLRQTHKLKAGDTILVHAAAGGVGLILSQWATHLGATVIGTVGSSEKAELARANGVAYAINYNEENFVERVRDITEGAMCDVVYDGVGQATYPASLDTLKPRGLFVSFGNASGAIQNFSLMALSQKGSLYATRPTLFTHVATRDALLENANDLFDVVGSGIVRIPVNQRYRLADAAEAHRDLEGRRTTGSTVLLP
- a CDS encoding AEC family transporter, which translates into the protein MSEVLALALPFFGVIFLGLGCGRLARIPESGLAWLSFFIIYVALPPLFFSLVARTPFHELTNGTFIAATTLTTAACFALSLLVGLWLRHGNLPEATIAAIIGSYSNVGYMGPGLTLGALGAGASVPTALIFVFDSLFFFTAVPILMAVSGRDRRRFSATLLLVARRVMTHPFNVATFLGVAAAYFEFHPPVAVEKTLEFLRNAAAPCALFTLGVSVALRPMERMQGEVPWLLLIKLVVHPALVWLVLTTVGGFDPVWIATAVLMASLPPALNAFIMAKQYDTYVAGASGGVLIGTVVSVATVTAMLYAVQHDMLPHGLLQ
- the hspQ gene encoding heat shock protein HspQ, with amino-acid sequence MMKERNAKYRIGQIVRHRYYPFRGVVFDVDPEFSNTDEWWESIPEHIRPTKDQPFYHLLAENAETEYVAYVSEQNLEPDVSGEPVRHPQVEEMLSADGDGGWRVRSERLQ
- a CDS encoding ABC transporter ATP-binding protein, which translates into the protein MAAGVSEAGTPPASLLEAVGLTKRFGALVANDHVSLAIRGGETHALLGENGAGKSTLVKMMCGLLQPDSGELLYDGAPIFFPDPASSRARGVGVVFQHFALFDALTVVENVALGLPGHEPLTLLAARIDDCVHRYGLAVEPWRRVGELSVGERQRVEIVRCLLGDPRVLILDEPTSVLTPDESENLFRTVDLLTGEGRAVLFISHKLDEVRRLCHRATVLRGGKFIAEVDPKQESSASLARLMVGADVPRTPRIVTHEVGEPRLLVHKLSVTGDGSRGSALHDIELEIRAGEIVGIAGVAGNGQTTLFEVLSGEKLAEDPESIVIDKVPAGALGPTERRALRAGFVPEERLGHAAAPDLPLSDNVLLTTHGDPGIVSFGVIRHAAVKDYFQRIVKGFDVRFGGKDPKARRLSGGNLQKFVIGREVLRQPVLIVVDQPTWGVDAAAAAFIRTTLREKAAEGCAVLVISQDLDELLEFADRIAVMSEGHLTVPVPVAETSREAIGLAMGGAHDAHGAGAHDAGGEGAHAS
- a CDS encoding phosphatidylcholine/phosphatidylserine synthase → MAITSKSLSERPASRRTLAFAVHIFTASGAVCGLMALMAAVEGHWAIMFAWLGAALFVDGIDGSMARRARVVEVLPRWSGETLDLVVDYLTYCLVPAFAVASSGMMPFWMAVPASVAILVTSALYFADTSMKTEDLYFQGFPAVWNLVVFYFFLVPLNPWVIFGIVILLSVGTFLPIKFVHPFRVVRLRLLTIALLAVWAVLAVLAVIDGMKPDLWVTVSLCLCAAYFSVFGLIPSRRAGGTPV
- a CDS encoding UbiH/UbiF family hydroxylase translates to MSSNSRLPPPTVAVIGGGASGLVAALALASGGLQVRLAAPPRAPDPRTTALMDGSVRALEALGLWERLRPDAAPLRIMRLIDDTGRLLRAPEVEFRSSELGLEGFAWNLENEVLLAALDEAVAADARITRLRAAVRQVEDGPEAVAITLDDGTVFEAALVAAADGRNSPSRRAAGIDMRVREYPQVAVTATLAHGRPHRDVSTEFHTRTGPFTLVPLPGDRSSVVCVVSPDEAEQLGALTPEAFAAAMERKAHSILGRMHLLSPRGSFPLSQRTAAHFARGRIALIGEAAHIIPPIGAQGLNLGIRDAATLAELASDAARAGADVGGADVTETYERRRRADVASRGFAVDLFNRSLLSDLLPVAGMRGFGIWMLGQSAGLRRAVMREGVGPTRDVPRLLAGTRL